NNNNNNNNNNNNNNNNNNNNNNNNNNNNNNNNNNNNNNNNNNNNNNNNNNNNNNNNNNNNNNNNNNNNNNNNNNNNNNNNNNNNNNNNNNNNNNNNNNNNNNNNNNNNNNNNNNNNNNNTTGTTCTATTGGTAAGTATCTACTAAGTTTTACTTGgataaatagtttttgaattttaacctgttaaatttagtttaaaaattaaaaggtagCTATAATATCtatcaatagtataaaatagtataaaatatattatacatttgtacctTGTTGCCACTATGTGTCTATgttctatgtaggtacctatattaagtttacttagtttaaatatattgtagtacTCCCAGATGATCCAAGTTCCAGTGTAAATTGTAATGAGCCAGTAGAAGAGATTATGTCTAACTCAAGTTGTTTAAATGAAACTGGTTGgtacaaatgtttatattaatgttattttaattgtaacaaaacaattttgattatctatttttttaaatgtattaccttGTTACAGGACGGccaaacattttatcatttgaTCCAAAGTTATTTACTTTGGTAAAGAATTTAtcaattgaagaaaaaatgtctttaattcGTAAACCATTTCAGCCTGAGAAGCATGAACTTCCTGGTGGAAATTTTCCTCAGGAACATGGACATCGTTTTAATAGTAACCAGTATTATAAATCTTTGCCAAATGGTGGTCGTCTTTGGAGAGGTTGGTTGAGCTATTCTCTGAGTAGTAAACGATTTTATTGTTTACACTGCATGTTCTTTGGGAAAAATGCTCAGAAATCTTGGATTTATGATGGATTTCATGCTTGGCAACGTCTTACGGATATAAGTGTACATGAAAAAACAGAAGTTCATATCAATGCTTCAATTGTTGTGAAAATGAAATGTTCATCAATGGCTGTTCTTCCACAAATGTATGCAAGTAAAAGAAATCAAGTAGCAGAAAATCGTGaaatagttcatattttaattgatataacaCTGTTTCTTGGACAACATTCTTTACCATTTAGGGGTCATCGAGAAGGCTGGTCTGAGCAAATAAAAGGCAATTTTAAAGACTTAGTAAaacttttatgtaaattttcTCCTAGCTTGGGCTGTTTATATAGACCGTCTTCAAATACATGGAAGAAATCAAATTAACTTCATCTCATGGCAGAGACAGAATCAATTGATAAATTctgtttcaaaatgtataaaaatatctataaaaaaagaGTTAGatcataacaaattttttaGTGTTTCAATTGATACTACGTTTGATAGCTCTAGAAGAGAACAACTGGCATTTATAATTcgttatgtttgtatatttgaaCGTTCTCCGGTTATACGAGAACGTTTATTAGGACTTAAAGAAACATCTACTACCACCGGTCGACAATTATTTTCCGTGTTCCAAGATATATGCATGGAGAATGATTTGGATTGAAAATTGCTGCTTGTTGGTCAATCATATGATGGAGCCAGCAACATGCGGGGTGAATATGAAGGACTACAAGCTTTAATCAGAGAAATAAACCCAGCAGCAATTTATACATGGTGCTATGCACATAGACTTAGTTTGGTTGTTGTTCAAATGTCAAGCTGTTCAGCTAATGCAGTTGATACATTTGGGAATCTGGAGCAATTGTATGCACTGATTTCAACTAGTAAAAAGCGCGTAGCGatatatgaaaatatgcaaaaagaAAGAAATCCAAAAGCAAGAGTGCATAGACTTAAAAGAGTAGAAACCACTCGTTGGATGTCATACTCGTCAGCACTGAATACAGTATTATTAACATATGACATAGTCATAAATACATTAGAACAgataaaaataactgaaaatgcAGACTTCAAAGCCAGATCTAAAGCTACGGGCTTAATAGATTTCTTTTTGTCAGAAAGATTTGTTTTGACAGCAATCTGTTATAAAaatctattcaatattttagacccagtaacaaaaatgtttcaaaGTCAAGATATTGATTTACTAGGTGCAGTAAATAGTCTTCAAGCAGTCTCGAGCAGCATCAAACGCTTGAGATCTGATGATGCATTTAACGACTNNNNNNNNNNNNNNNNNNNNNNNNNNNNNNNNNNNNNNNNNNNNNNNNNNNNNNNNNNNNNNNNNNNNNNNNNNNNNNNNNNNNNNNNNNNNNNNNNNNNNNNNNNNNNNNNNNNNNNNNNNNNNNNNNNNNNNNNNNNNNNNNNNNNNNNNNNNNNNNNNNNNNNNNNNNNNNNNNNNNNNNNNNNNNNNNNNNNNNNNNNNNNNNNNNNNNNNNNNNNNNNNNNNNNNNNNNNNNNNNNNNNNNNNNNNNNNNNNNNNNNNNNNNNNNNNNNNNNNNNNNNNNNNNNNNNNNNNNNNNNNNNNNNNNNNNNNNNNNNNNNNNNNNNNNNNNNNNNNNNNNNNNNNNNNNNNNNNNNNNNNNNNNNNNNNNNNNNNNNNNNNNNNNNNNNNNNNNNNNNNNNNNNNNNNNNNNNNNNNNNNNNNNNNNNNNNNNNNNNNNNNNNNNNNNNNNNNNNNNNNNNNNNNNNNNNNNNNNNNNNNNNNNNNNNNNNNNNNNNNNNNNNNNNNNNNNNNNNNNNNNNNNNNNNNNNNNNNNNNNNNNNNNNNNNNNNNNNNNNNNNNNNNNNNNNNNNNNNNNNNNNNNNNNNNNNNNNNNNNNNNNNNNNNNNNNNNNNNNNNNNNNNNNNNNNNNNNNNNNNNNNNNNNNNNNNNNNNNNNNNNNNNNNNNNNNNNNNNNNNNNNNNNNNNNNNNNNNNNNNNNNNNNNNNNNNNNNNNNNNNNNNNNNNNNNNNNNNNNNNNNNNNNNNNNNNNNNNNNNNNNNNNNNNNNNNNNNNNNNNNNNNNNNNNNNNNNNNNNNNNNNNNNNNNNNNNNNNNNNNNNNNNNNNNNNNNNNNNNNNNNNNNNNNNNNNNNNNNNNNNNNNNNNNNNNNNNNNNNNNNNNNNNNNNNNNNNNNNNNNNNNNNNNNNNNNNNNNNNNNNNNNNNNNNNNNNNNNNNNNNNNNNNNNNNNNNNNNNNNNNNNNNNNNNNNNNNNNNNNNNNNNNNNNNNNNNNNNNNNNNNNNNNNNNNNNNNNNNNNNNNNNNNNNNNNNNNNNNNNNNNNNNNNNNNNNNNNNNNNNNNNNNNNNNNNNNNNNNNNNNNNNNNNNNNNNNNNNNNNNNNNNNNNNNNNNNNNNNNNNNNNNNNNNNNNNNNNNNNNNNNNNNNNNNNNNNNNNNNNNNNNNNNNNNNNNNNNNNNNNNNNNNNNNNNNNNNNNNNNNNNNNNNNNNNNNNNNNNNNNNNNNNNNNNNNNNNNNNNNNNNNNNNNNNNNNNNNNNNNNNNNNNNNNNNNNNNNNNNNNNNNNNNNNNNNNNNNNNNNNNNNNNNNNNNNNNNNNNNNNNNNNNNNNNNNNNNNNNNNNNNNNNNNNNNNNNNNNNNNNNNNNNNNNNNNNNNNNNNNNNNNNNNNNNNNNNNNNNNNNNNNNNNNNNNNNNNNNNNNNNNNNNNNNNNNNNNNNNNNNNNNNNNNNNNNNNNNNNNNNNNNNNNNNNNNNNNNNNNNNNNNNNNNNNNNNNNNNNNNNNNNNNNNNNNNNNNNNNNNNNNNNNNNNNNNNNNNNNNNNNNNNNNNNNNNNNNNNNNNNNNNNNNNNNNNNNNNNNNNNNNNNNNNNNNNNNNNNNNNNNNNNNNNNNNNNNNNNNNNNNNNNNNNNNNNNNNNNNNNNNNNNNNNNNNNNNNNNNNNNNNNNNNNNNNNNNNNNNNNNNNNNNNNNNNNNNNNNNNNNNNNNNNNNNNNNNNNNNNNNNNNNNNNNNNNNNNNNNNNNNNNNNNNNNNNNNNNNNNNNNNNNNNNNNNNNNNNNNNNNNNNNNNNNNNNNNNNNNNNNNNNNNNNNNNNNNNNNNNNNNNNNNNNNNNNNNNNNNNNNNNNNNNNNNNNNNNNNNNNNNNNNNNNNNNNNNNNNNNNNNNNNNNNNNNNNNNNNNNNNNNNNNNNNNNNNNNNNNNNNNNNNNNNNNNNNNNNNNNNNNNNNNNNNNNNNNNNNNNNNNNNNNNNNNNNNNNNNNNNNNNNNNNNNNNNNNNNNNNNNNNNNNNNNNNNNNNNNNNNNNNNNNNNNNNNNNNNNNNNNNNNNNNNNNNNNNNNNNNNNNNNNNNNNNNNNNNNNNNNNNNNNNNNNNNNNNNNNNNNNNNNNNNNNNNNNNNNNNNNNNNNNNNNNNNNNNNNNNNNNNNNNNNNNNNNNNNNNNNNNNNNNNNNNNNNNNNNNNNNNNNNNNNNNNNNNNNNNNNNNNNNNNNNNNNNNNNNNNNNNNNNNNNNNNNNNNNNNNNNNNNNNNNNNNNNNNNNNNNNNNNNNNNNNNNNNNNNNNNNNNNN
The nucleotide sequence above comes from Acyrthosiphon pisum isolate AL4f unplaced genomic scaffold, pea_aphid_22Mar2018_4r6ur Scaffold_21178;HRSCAF=23236, whole genome shotgun sequence. Encoded proteins:
- the LOC103309833 gene encoding zinc finger MYM-type protein 5-like; this encodes MSNSSCLNETGRPNILSFDPKLFTLVKNLSIEEKMSLIRKPFQPEKHELPGGNFPQEHGHRFNSNQYYKSLPNGGRLWRGWLSYSLSSKRFYCLHCMFFGKNAQKSWIYDGFHAWQRLTDISVHEKTEVHINASIVVKMKCSSMAVLPQMYASKRNQVAENREIVHILIDITLFLGQHSLPFRGHREAWAVYIDRLQIHGRNQINFISWQRQNQLINSVSKCIKISIKKELDHNKFFSVSIDTTFDSSRREQLAFIIRYVCIFERSPVIRERLLGLKETSTTTGRQLFSVFQDICMENDLD
- the LOC103309832 gene encoding uncharacterized protein LOC103309832: MRGEYEGLQALIREINPAAIYTWCYAHRLSLVVVQMSSCSANAVDTFGNLEQLYALISTSKKRVAIYENMQKERNPKARVHRLKRVETTRWMSYSSALNTVLLTYDIVINTLEQIKITENADFKARSKATGLIDFFLSERFVLTAICYKNLFNILDPVTKMFQSQDIDLLGAYKAVKLKYDSIFFAFSDQTILKDDI